One segment of Dama dama isolate Ldn47 chromosome 15, ASM3311817v1, whole genome shotgun sequence DNA contains the following:
- the NT5C2 gene encoding cytosolic purine 5'-nucleotidase isoform X8, whose product MSYRSMFQDVRDAVDWVHYKGSLKEKTVENLEKYVVKDGKLPLLLSRMKEVGKVFLATNSDYKYTDKIMTYLFDFPHGPKPGSSHRPWQSYFDLILVDARKPLFFGEGTVLRQVDTKTGKLKIGTYTGPLQHGIVYSGGSSDTICDLLGAKGKDILYIGDHIFGDILKSKKRQGWRTFLVIPELAQELHVWTDKSSLFEELQSLDIFLAELYKHLDSSSNERPDISSIQRRIKKVTHDMDMCYGMMGSLFRSGSRQTLFASQVMRYADLYAASFINLLYYPFSYLFRAAHVLMPHESTVEHTHVDINEMESPLATRNRTSVDFKDTDYKRHQLTRSISEIKPPNLFPLAPQEITHCHDEDDDEEEEEEEE is encoded by the exons ATGTCTTACCGGAGTATGTTCCAGGATGTAAGAGACGCAGTTGACTGGGTTCATTACAAG ggtTCCCTTAAGGAAAAGACAGTTGAAAATCTTGAGAAGTATGTAGTCAAAGAT GGAAAACTGCCTTTGCTTCTGAGCCGGATGAAGGAAGTAGGAAAAGTATTTCTTGCCACCAACAGTGACTATAAATATACAGAT aaaattatgACTTACCTGTTTGATTTCCCACATGGCCCCAAG CCTGGGAGCTCTCATCGACCGTGGCAGTCCTACTTTGACCTGATCTTGGTGGATGCACGGAAACCACTGTTCTTTGGAGAAGGCACAGTACTTCGTCAGGTGGATACT AAAACTGGCAAGCTGAAAATTGGTACCTACACGGGCCCCTTACAGCATGGCATCGTCTACTCTGGGG GTTCATCTGATACAATTTGTGATCTGTTGGGAGCCAAGGGCAAAGACATTTTGTATATTGGAGATCACATTTTTGgggacattttaaaatcaaagaaacGGCAAGGGTGGCGAACTTTCTTGGTGATTCCTGAACTCGCACAGGAACTGCATGTCTGGACCGATAAGAGTT CACTTTTCGAAGAGCTTCAGAGCTTGGATATTTTCTTGGCTGAACTCTACAA GCACCTTGACAGCAGCAGCAATGAGCGCCCAGATATCAGCTCCATCCAGAGACGTATTAAG AAAGTAACTCACGATATGGACATGTGCTACGGGATGATGGGGAGCCTATTCCGCAGTGGCTCCCGGCAGACCCTCTTTGCCAGTCAGGTGATGCGCTACGCTGATCTCTATGCAGCATCATTCATCAACCTGCTGTATTATCCGTTCAGCTACCTCTTCAGAGCTGCCCATGTCTTG ATGCCTCATGAGTCAACAGTGGAACACACACATGTAGATATCAATGAGATGGAGTCCCCGCTCGCCACCCGGAACCGCACATCAGTGGATTTCAAAGATACCGACTACAAGCGGCACCAACTGACACGGTCAATTAGTGAGATTAAGCCCCCCAACCTCTTCCCACTGGCCCCCCAGGAAATTACACACTGCCATGACGAAGAtgatgatgaggaggaggaagaggaggaggagtga